The DNA sequence AATAACATTACTGAGATTTGGATTGATTGCAAGACAGGTGTCAACTATCTATGGCACGGTGCTAGCTCCGGCGGTGGTTTGACGCCTCTCTTGGATAAGGACGGCCAGCCGGTCGTCACACTCGTAGAAGATGGAGATTCTGCCTACTAGTGAATAAGGTCTTTGAAAAATGTCTGAGCATGAGAGGCCGAGGAATTTGTTGGATGATACAAAGCACTGACTGCTTTATCTTTTGCGTTAGCCAGAACAGAATGAAAAGTGACTCATTATTAGGATAGGAATGGGGTCAACTCAAAAATTGAAAATTTTAGTTCTAACCACGACCTAATTTTACGGTGGTGACCTGAAATGGTCTCTCTAAGACCGTTTTTGACACTTGCTTTGCCAAGCTCCATTTCCCGATTAAAAAGGTCTCCTTGACCTTTTTAACCCACCCCCGCATACTCTCAAAGGGGGGTGGGGAGCTTTTGAGGTTGGAAATAAGATGAACGATGTCCATCACATTTGTTTTTTCGCTTTGGTCTTGTGGCAGCAGAAAAACCAACCAGCAGTGTGGAGTCTGGGACAAAAGTCCAGACTCGCCAGAATAATGAGAGCTTTATATTATTTCGATCTTCACTTTTAAACAGATTTGCCTAGTCCGCTATTTTATGTTATATTTTGATGACAACAGCTTTTGCATAAAGGATTGGGACATGAAAAAACGTTACATTACTGGTTTTGACGGCTTGCGAACCATCGGTCTCTTGTCCGTCATTTTTTACCATATTTATCCAGCAATTTTCAAGGGAGGCTATCTTGGCGTCGCGCTCTTCTTTGTACTATCGGGGTATTTGATTACTGATCTGTTGCTGAGAGAGTACGAAGCGACTGGCAAGATTACTGTTAAGGCTTTTCTTTTGCGGCGTTTTAAGCGGCTCTACCCCAATATGATTGCCGTTATGCTTTTGAGCACGGTTTATATGTACTTTTTCCAGCCCAATCTGCTCAATGGCATGCGTCATGTCTTCTTATCCAGTTTTTTCTCGGTTAATAACTGGTGGCAAATTGCTAAAGGGGGGTCTTATTTTGCTAAGTTACTAGCTGAGGCACCGTTTGAGCATTTTTACAGTCTGTCTATCGAAGGGCAATTCTATCTTTTTTGGCCCCTGATCATTATTGTTCTCATGCGGATTTTCCGCAAAAACAGAACGCTCATTTTTAATGTCCTTGATATTATTTTGCTGCTTTCTTTCGTGGAAATGTCTCTGCTTTACAAGGCCCATGTGGACCCGACAAGGATTTACTATGGAACAGATACGCGGCTCTTTTCGATTCTGATGGGGGCAGCTCTGGCCTTTATCTATCCCAGCGACAAGGTTGAAAAGATTAAACTCTCCAGTTGGGACCGTCAAATCTTCAATGGTATGGGCATCATTACTCTGGTAGTCTTGACCATTTGTTTCTTTGCTCTGCCTGACCAAGAGTGGTTCACTTATCGCGGTGGTATGTGGCTCTTTTCCTTTCTCAGCTGTGTCCTGATTGCTATTATCGTTCACCCCAAATTATCGGCCAACAAGTGGCTGTCTAATCCCGTGACCAGCTATCTGGGGACGCGTTCTTATGGGATGTACCTCTGGCAGATTCCAGTTCTGACCTTTGCAGAATTAAAATTGCCTAATCCCAAGTCGCCTCTATCGGTTCTGATTGCGCTAGCTCTGGTTGTCCTGTTGACGGAGATCACTTATCGATTGGTAGAAGTTCCTCTGCGACGCATCACTTGGCAGCAGATTAAGAGCTTTTATCAAGATAAGCGCCATGCTTGGATTTCCCTTGTCAAATGGCCTATCACGCTCTTCGTTTCTTTGGCGGTAGTCGGTGCTCTCTTCTTAGTCTTTACGGCTCCAGACAAGACCTCTGCTCAAAACAAGATTACTGACCACCTCAAGCAAAATGAAGCCAAGATGAAGCAGCAGGGACAGGCACAGCAGGCACCTGGGACGCCAGCAGACCCTGCTATTCTCAATAAGTATGGAATTAGTCAAGAAGAGTACGACATTGTCAACCAAAAGAAGGTTGGCATTCTGGGTGATTCTATGATTGCTATGACTTACGATGATTTGCAGGAAGTTTTTCCCAATGCCTTCTTTGATGGGGCGATCGGTCGTAAGCCTCAGCATACTCTAGAGATGGTTCAAGAGGCAGTAGCCAATCATCCTGACTTAGATACCTTGGTTATTGGTATTGGCATTAACCGGGATGAAAACGGCGGAACCCTGACAGCAGACCAGATTGATCAGGTCATGCAGGCTGCAGGTGGTCGGCAGGTTTACTGGATTAATATCAATTTGGAAAAATCCCAATACTACTGGACCAATGATGTTAACCAAGTGTTGACGGCTGCGGATCAAAAGTATGATAACCTACATATTGTTGATTGGTATGCCACCTCTCATGATAAGGAAGGTCAGTTATTGAGCGAGGATATGACCCACCCTAACGAGCAAGGAGCTGTTGCCTATACCAAGGTGATTGCAGATACTATCTCGAAATAGCATTTTTAAGAGGCTCATTGTCAAGTGTAGTGGGTGACTTATAATGAATAACACCAGCTTGGTCTTCTTTTTAAGAAGACTAAAAGGACTTAAGCGACAGCTTAAGTCCTTTTAGCGTTGGGGTTATTTCGGATATCGTCTAAAATTTTTTGGGCGGTTTCCAAGTTGAGGTGCTGGGCTGCTAGGAGTTCCTGAACGAGTGGAGGAATTTCCCTTTCAGTTGCTCCGGCCAGTAGGGCTAAGGATTTGGCCTGCAGCTTCATGTGACCGGCTTGGATTCCCTTTCCGACCAAGGCCTTGAGGGCGGCAAAATTTTGAGCCAAGCCTAGGGAAACGATAAGTCCAGCCAAGGTTTTAGCATCTGGCTGCCCCAGCAGGTCAAAAGCAACGGTGACGCTGGGATTGAGACCAATAGACCCGCCCTTGGTCGCGATTGGCATGGGCAGGGTCAGACGTCCCTTGACTTTGCCAGCTTCCTTATCATAGGTCCATTGTGAAAGCCCGCGATAGGAGCCAGAAGCAGCAGCGTAGGTATGGCCGCCAGCCTCAATAGCCCGCCAGTCGTTGCCGGTGGCTAGAACGAGGGCATCAATACCGTTAAAAATCCCCTTGTTGTGAGTGCTGGCCCGATAGGGATCAATCTGGGCCAGTTGAGAGGCTTGTTCCAGTTTCTCAGCTAGTTTCTTAGCTTCTTCCTTGTTACGGCTGAGAAAGCGGAGATCAACCGCACATTGGGCGGTCACCAAACTATCGGTTGCATAATTAGATAGGATTGCCATGAGGCTTTGGCCGCCAGAAAGCTCTTCTAATTTGGGTACTAGGGCTTCCATCATAGTATTGACCATATTAGCTCCCATAGCTTCCTGAGTATCAACTGCTAAATAAACGATGAGGAAATTTTCCTTTTGTTCCACGGTCAGCTCTCTGGCACCGCCCCCTCTCTTGACGATGGAGGGATGAGCCTGATTTGCCAAATCAATTAAGTCAGCCTTGCCAGCCAAAATAGCTTCTTTAGCTGACTGCCAGTCACTGCAGCCCGTGAGCGCAACCTGCCCCAGCATCTGCCGCTGGTGGATCTCGGTGGTGAAGCCGCCTGAGCGCTTAATGAGCTTAGCTGCATAGGAAGCAGCAGCTACGACAGAAGGTTCTTCAGTCACCATGGGGAGATTATAGGTCTGGCCATTGACTAAGAAATCAGGTGCCAAACTCATCGGCAGAGCTAGCCGACCAATCAAGTTTTCTGTCATCTGGTTGGCAGTCTCAAGCGGAAGAAGCTCTTCCTTATTTAATTTTTCGAAGCTTGCTGGCGATAGCGCTTGATTGTTTTTGAGAGCTTGCCGCCTCTCCTGTGGGCTCTTTTTAGCAAATCCTGTCCAAGATACCATGTCTGTCCTCTTTTTTTGTTCGTCATTTCTTCTTGAATTATACCATAAGCACTGATTTTCTGTAACTTCCTAAGGGATTTTGTTATAATGGGAGGGTATCAATATTCGTTAATGAGGTAAATACTATGGCTATAAAAATTGGATTGTTAGGTTTTGGGACAGTTGCCAGCGGGATCCCATTTTTGCTCAAGGAAAATGAAGATAAAATTACAGCAGCAGCTAGGGATGAGTTCGTTATTGCTAAGGTCTTGGTCAAAGACGATGATGAAAAGAACCGTCTCTTAGCTGCTGGTCATGATTATCATTTTGTCACCAACGTTGATGACATTGTAAAAGATCCAGAGATTGACATTGTTGTTGAATTGATGGGGCGGATTGAACCAGCCAAGACCTTTATCACTAAGGCTTTAGAGGCTGGCAAACATGTGGTTTCTGCCAATAAGGACCTGATTGCTACCCATGGTAAGGAAATTATCGGTCTAGCTAAAGACAGAGGCTTGGCCTTCTACTATGAAGCAGCCGTAGCGGGTGGTATTCCGATTTTACGGACACTGGCTAATTCCTTAACGTCAGACAAGGTGACGCGAATTTTGGGCGTGCTCAATGGGACGTCTAACTTTATGATGACCAAGATGGTTGATGAAGGCTGGACCTACGAAGACGCTTTGAAAACTGCTCAAGAGCTGGGTTACGCAGAAAGCGATCCGACCAATGATGTGGAAGGGATCGACGCAGCGTATAAGGCGGTAATCCTCAGCCAGTTTGGCTTTGGCATGACCATTGATTTTGAAGATGTCAGCCACCAAGGTATTTCCACCATCACACCTGATGATGTTGCAGTCGCTCAAGAATTGGGTTATGTCATCAAGCTGGTTGGTGATGTTCGTGAGACAGATTCTGGCATTTCTGCCCAAGTGTCTCCAACTTTCTTGCCTAAGGAACATCCTCTGGCTAGTGTCAAGGGTGTTATGAATGCTGTTTTTGTTGAGTCCATCGGTATCGGGGAGTCTATGTATTACGGTCCCGGTGCAGGGCAAAAACCAACAGCGACTTCGGTTGTAGCGGACATTATCCGCATTGGCCGCCGTATTGTGGACGGTAATGTTGGTAAATCCTTCAATGAATTCAGCCGTCCAGCTCAGTTGGCTAATCCTGCTGATGTCAAGAGTGGCTATTATTTCTCTCTAACTGTTCCAGACAAGAAGGGGCAAATCTTGCGTTTGGCTGAAATCTTCAATGGCGAAGATGTTTCCTTCTCCCAAGTTCTGCAGCAAAGAGGAGATGGTCAAAAGGCACGGATTGTTATCGTGACCCACGCCCTCAGTTTGACTCAATTAGAAAATGTCAAGGCTAAATTAAAAGCTCAAAGCGACTTTACCCTCCTGAATAGCTTTAAGGTATTGGGGGACTAAGATGAAAATTACAGTTCCGGCAACATCGGCCAATCTTGGGCCGGGTTTTGATTCGGTGGGTGTGGCTCTCTCTAAATATTTAACGATTGAGGTGCTTGAGGCCAGTTCTGACTGGGAAGTTCTTCATGATTTGGGGGATATTCCGGCTGATGCCAATAATCTTTTGGTTAAAACTGCTCTGCAGGTTGCCCCTAATTTAGCCCCCCATCGTATTAAGATGACCTCTGATATTCCGCTGGCTCGGGGACTTGGCTCCTCTAGTTCAGTTATTGTAGCAGGAATTGAGCTAGCCAATCAATTAGCGCATTTAGAGCTCTCCAAGCAGGAAAAGCTCCGTTTAGCCACGGAGATTGAAGGCCATCCTGACAATGTTGCACCAGCTATATTGGGTAATCTGGTAGTGGCTTCCTATGTTAACGGACAAGTTTCTGGTGTCCGAGCTGATTTTCCTGCCTGCGATTTTGTCGCTTTCATTCCCAACTATGAGTTAAAAACCAGTGACAGTCGGGGGGTTCTGCCGACTTCTATGGCTTATAAGGAAGCTGTAGCGGCCTCCTCAATCGCCAATGTGGCGATTGCCGGTCTTTTAACAGGAGACTTACTGACGGCTGGTCAAGCGATCCAAGGCGACCGTTTCCATGAAGCTTATCGGCAAAAATTAGTCAAGGAATTCGCTCCGATTAAGGATCTCGCTCAAGGGTTCGGAGCTTATGCAACCTACTTATCAGGGGCTGGCCCGACAGTCATGAGTTTGGTCCCGAAAGGAGAAGGAGCGGCCTTAAAAACTGCTCTAGATGACTTGGGACTGGACGGTCAAACCTTTGTCCTGACAGTTGATGAGGAAGGTGTTCGTCTTGACTAAAACGCATAAGGGACTTTTGCTCGGAGTATCAGCTTATCTGCTCTGGGCTTTTTTATCTCTCTACTGGAAACTCTTGGCTGGGGTTAATGCTTACAGTACTTTTTCTTATCGGATTATTTGGACCCTTTTGACCATGGCAGCCTATATGGTAATTAGTAAGAACCATCAGCGCTATAGGCATGAGTTTAGGGAGCTTTGGCTGGATAAACAACAGTTCTATCGGGCTGTGGCAGCCGCCTTTTTGATTGCCATCAACTGGCTGACCTATATCTATGCGATAGCCAATGGTCATGCGACTGAATCCAGTCTGGGATATTATATGATGCCACTGGTTTCGGTGCTTCTGGCTCTCGTTATTCTTAAGGAAAGTCTGACACCAGCTACTAGCTTGGCTGTTCTTATTGCGGTAGCGGGGGTGGGAGTCTTGGTCTGGCAGACCGGTCACCTGCCTTGGATTGCTTTGCTACTGGCTTTTACTTTTGGTTTTTACGGCCTGCTAAAAAAGGGCACAAGGCTGTCCAGCGATGTCGCCATGTTTTTTGAAGCCGGCATTATTCTGCCTTTTGTGCTGGTCTACTTGATTTTTTTCAGTCATGAAAGGCTGGTAGATTACAGTCTGCTGGAGAATATCCTCTTAGCCCTATCGGGAATAGTCACAGCCATTCCTCTCTTGCTCTACGCGGAGAGTCTCAAGCGAGCGCCTTTGAATGTGATTGGTTTTATCCAGTATCTCAATCCGACCATTCAGCTCCTGATTGCCCTGACCATTTTCAAGGAAAGTCTCAGTCAGGGTCAGTTCTATGGTTTGATGTTCATCTGGCTGGCGATTGGTCTCTTTGTTATCGGTCAGATTCTTTTACTAAAAAGGCAGAAAACTTGATCAAGTCGGGATTTTTATTGCTCTGTGCTATACTGATAAGCGACGAGGGTACTTGTGACTCGTATTTTTAAAGCTTTTAAGGAAGGAAAGAGATGAATTATCAAGAAGCATTGGCTTGGATTCACAGTCGGTTGAAGTTTGGGATTAAACCAGGTATTGAGCGGATGGCTTGGATGCTGGAGCAATTGGGAAATCCTCAAGAAAATTTGCAGGCTGTTCATGTGGTCGGGACTAACGGTAAGGGCTCGGTGGTCAATAATCTCCAGCATATTTTTACAGCAGCGGGTTATCAGGTCGGTACCTTTACCTCCCCCTATATCGTTGACTTTAGGGAGCGGATTTCTGTGGACGGTCAGCTGATGCCAAAAGAAGACTTGGTCACCTGTGTGGACTTGGTCAAGCCAGTTGTTGAGGCCTTGCCAGAATCTCTAGAAACTGCGACTGAGTTTGAGGTTATCAGCCTCATGATGTTTCTCTATTTTGGCCGCCTGCGTCCTGTTGATTTGGCTGTCATTGAAGCTGGCATGGGCGGACGCGATGATTCGACCAATCTTTTCCAAGCCCTTGCTGTCGTCTGTCCCTCTATCGGGTTGGATCATCAAGCTGTGCTGGGGGAGACTTATGGTCAAATTGCCCAGAATAAGGCGGGCGTGCTTAAGCTTGGTGAGCCCTTGGTCATGGCCGTAGCTCAGGAAGAAGCTAGACAGGTCTTTCTGGAGCGAGCTCAAACAGTTGGTTCGCCCGTTTATGAGTGGAAGCAAGAGTTTACGTTGACGACGTCTGATAATAAGGCCATGGCCTTTCGTAATAGCTCGACAACTATAGGTGATTTAGTTTTAGCCATGCCGGGTCAGCATCAGGTGGCTAACGCAGCTCTAGCTATTGAAACCGCCTTGCTCCTTCAGGACCGCTATCCAACGTTGGATGATGAAGCGATTCGAGAGGGGCTGGCAAGAGCTAAGTGGCTGGGGCGAACAGAGCTCCTAAGACCTAATCTGATGATTGATGGAGCCCACAATAACGAAAGCATTCAAGCACTGGTGGATCTACTGCAGAAAGATTATGGCAATCGCAAGATTCAGATTCTCTTTGCTGCCATTGATACCAAGCCAATTGCTGCCATGCTGAAAAAATTGGACAAAATAGGTCAGGTCACTGTAACAACCTTTCCTTACTACAATAGTTTAGCCTTGGCTGATTACCCTCAGGGTCATGAGCGGGTGGCTGATTTTAGGACTTGGCTGAATCAGGTTTACCAAGAAGATTCAGCAGATTTCTATCTGATAACAGGTTCCCTCTATTTTATCTCCCAAGTTCGTAAGGAGCTTTTGAAGAATTCCCACCAATAGGGTATAATGAAGGGAATTAAACACGAGACTAATTCCTTCGGAGATGACTGTTCTTGTGTGGTAGCACTCAGCAGCAAGTTTCTATTTCTCTGTCGGGAATTCTCGCTAAAGCGAACCCTATCCTAGTATCTTTAGAAAGTATCAAGTTTAAGAGGACATTATGATCAATCAAGAAAAAGCAGAAGCAGCCATCTACCAGTTACTAGAGGCCGTTGGCGAAGATCCCCACCGCGAAGGGCTTTTAGATACTCCTCAGCGCGTGGCCAGGATGTACGCTGAGATGTTTGCTGGTTTAGATGAAAATCCCAAGGATCAGTTTACCGCTGTCTTTAGTGAAAACCATGAGGAAGTCGTCTTGGTTAAGGATATTCCTTTTTACTCCATGTGCGAGCACCACTTGGTGCCTTTTTATGGAGTAGCTCATGTGGCTTATCTTCCCGATCAGGGCAAGGTAACAGGTCTGTCTAAATTGGCTCGAGCTGTTGAAGTAGCCAGCAAGCGGCCCCAGCTGCAAGAACGCCTGACAGAACAGGTAGCGACAGCGCTCGAAGAGGCTTTAGCTCCTAAAGGAGTCTTTGTTATGGTCGAAGCTGAGCACATGTGCATGACGATGCGAGGGATTAAAAAGCCCGGCAGTAAAACGGTGACCACAGTTGCGCGCGGTATCTTCCAAGAAGATAAGGGCCAACGTCAAGAATTATTGCACTTGATCAAGGAGTTTTAGGATGAAAATGGGATCATTTGAGGTTGCGGGAAAAGCCTGTATTATGGGGGTGCTTAATGTAACACCAGATTCTTTTTCAGACGGCGGTTCCTATATCCAACTTGAAAAAGCCCTGGCTCAGGTTGGGACTATGGTTGAAGAAGGAGCTGCTATTATTGATGTCGGCGGAGAATCGACGCGTCCAGGTGCTGATTTTGTTTCTCAGAAAGAGGAGATCGCTAGAGTTGTGCCGGTTATCAAGGCTATCAAAGAAAAATACGATATTTTAGTCAGTATTGATACCTATAAGACAGGGACAGCTCGGGCAGCTCTAGAGGCAGGGGCAGATATCCTCAATGATGTCTGGGCCGGACTTTACGACGGTCAGATGTTGGCTCTAGCAGCTGAAAAGGGAGTTCCCATCATCCTCATGCACAATCAGGAAGATGAGGTTTATGGGGATATCACTCAGGATGTTTGTTATTTTCTCAAAGAACGAGCGAATGCAGCCTTGGCTGCTGGCGTTAGCAAGGACTATATCTGGCTGGATCCGGGCTTTGGCTTTGCTAAAAATGAGCAGCAAAATCTAGCACTCTTAAAGGGCTTGGATCAAGTAACTAGCCTAGGTTACCCTGTTCTTTTCGGTATTTCCCGCAAACGAGTAGTTGATTATCTGCTAGGTGGTCATACTAGACCGCTGGAGCGGGATATGGGGACGGCTGCCTTATCCGGTTATGCTATTGAGAAGGGCTGCCAGATTGTTCGGGTGCATAATGTTGCTGCTAATCGTGATATTGTCAAGGTTATCAGTCAATTAAGGTGAGGAAGATGGATAAAATACTTTTGAGGGGCTGCCGTTTTTACGGTTACCATGGCGCTCTGCCAGAAGAAAACCGGCTGGGCCAGATTTTTGTAGTGGATGCGGAACTTTCTCTTGAGCTGACCCAAGCTTCTGTCAGCGATGATTTGGCCGATACGGTTCATTACGGTCTGATCTTTGACGTGATTAAGCATCAGGTTGAAAATCAGACCTATCAACTGCTGGAAAAGCTGGGAGGAGCAATTTGTCAGGCTATTTTTGAACAGTTTCCTCCTGTTCAGGCTATCCAGTTGCGAATTTTCAAGGAGAATCCCCCCATTGCCGGTCATTATGAGAGTGTTGGTGTAGAATTGGAGCGCACCCGATGAACTCTGTTTTTCTCAGCCTTGGTTCCAATATGGGAGACCGGAGGACTTATCTGAACGAAGCTTTGGAACGATTAGACCAACTGCCTCAAACGAGCTTAGCAGCTGTTTCCTCTATCTATCAAACACCGGCTTGGGGCCTGACAGACCAGCCTGACTTTCTCAATCTCGCCTGCCGTTTGGAGACAGACTTGACCCCTTTGGATTTACTGCAAGCCTGCCAGAAGATAGAAAATGATTTAGGACGGGTTCGGCAGCAGCATTGGGGTCCTCGGACTTTAGATATTGATATCTTGCTCTATGGGCAAGAAGTAATAGCTGGGCCAAACTTAATCCTGCCCCATCCCTATATGAAAGAGCGGGCCTTTGTCTTGGTGCCTCTGTTGGAGTTAGATGAAAAGGCATTTGATCCAGCAACTGGTCACGCTTATCAAAGCGATTTAGCCAAACTGTCAACCGAGGCTATCGAAAAATTTTTGGGTTAAACTTCTTTACCTCACTTCCCAGTACCATTTACTTGGAAACTTTGGGGCAGGAACGTTCTGGGAAATTTCTGCTAAATTACTAAATTTGCTAAATTCCCTGGCTGATGCTATCGCCAAAATCCCTAGTTTTTGATATAATGATTATCGGCCTTGTGCCGATTTTTTAAGGTCTTGTGACCTTTATGAGATCGGTAGGCCAGCCAGATGACTGTCCCTTATTGCTTTTGAGGCGTCTTTTCTGGTTAGACAAGAATGGAATTAAAAAATAATGTTAGAAAAAATGAAAAATGCTCTTAAGGGAATTGATATTCGCATTGATGAACCCTTGCGTCACTATACTTATACCAAGGTTGGAGGACCAGCCGATTATTTAGCTTTTCCCCGCAATCGTTACGAGTTGGCCCACATTGTCAAGTTTGCCAATGAAAATGCCATCCCATGGATGGTCTTGGGTAATGCCAGCAACCTGATTGTCCGTGAAGGAGGGATTCGCGGCTTTGTCATTATGTTTGACAAGCTAAGTACCGTTACAGTTGATGGTTACACTATCGAAGCAGAAGCCGGGGCCAACCTCATTGAAACGACCAAGGTCGCTGAGTTTCATAGCCTGACTGGTTTTGAATTTGCAGCAGGGATTCCCGGTTCTATTGGTGGGGCCGTCTTTATGAATGCTGGTGCTTATGGTGGTGAAATATCCCATATTCTGGTTTCGGCCACAGTTTTGTCCAAAGAAGGAGAA is a window from the Streptococcus criceti HS-6 genome containing:
- the folE gene encoding GTP cyclohydrolase I FolE; amino-acid sequence: MINQEKAEAAIYQLLEAVGEDPHREGLLDTPQRVARMYAEMFAGLDENPKDQFTAVFSENHEEVVLVKDIPFYSMCEHHLVPFYGVAHVAYLPDQGKVTGLSKLARAVEVASKRPQLQERLTEQVATALEEALAPKGVFVMVEAEHMCMTMRGIKKPGSKTVTTVARGIFQEDKGQRQELLHLIKEF
- the folP gene encoding dihydropteroate synthase, producing MKMGSFEVAGKACIMGVLNVTPDSFSDGGSYIQLEKALAQVGTMVEEGAAIIDVGGESTRPGADFVSQKEEIARVVPVIKAIKEKYDILVSIDTYKTGTARAALEAGADILNDVWAGLYDGQMLALAAEKGVPIILMHNQEDEVYGDITQDVCYFLKERANAALAAGVSKDYIWLDPGFGFAKNEQQNLALLKGLDQVTSLGYPVLFGISRKRVVDYLLGGHTRPLERDMGTAALSGYAIEKGCQIVRVHNVAANRDIVKVISQLR
- a CDS encoding DUF6440 family protein produces the protein MKSSKDKRFKKIFSERAAMNNITEIWIDCKTGVNYLWHGASSGGGLTPLLDKDGQPVVTLVEDGDSAY
- the folK gene encoding 2-amino-4-hydroxy-6-hydroxymethyldihydropteridine diphosphokinase produces the protein MNSVFLSLGSNMGDRRTYLNEALERLDQLPQTSLAAVSSIYQTPAWGLTDQPDFLNLACRLETDLTPLDLLQACQKIENDLGRVRQQHWGPRTLDIDILLYGQEVIAGPNLILPHPYMKERAFVLVPLLELDEKAFDPATGHAYQSDLAKLSTEAIEKFLG
- the rarD gene encoding EamA family transporter RarD: MTKTHKGLLLGVSAYLLWAFLSLYWKLLAGVNAYSTFSYRIIWTLLTMAAYMVISKNHQRYRHEFRELWLDKQQFYRAVAAAFLIAINWLTYIYAIANGHATESSLGYYMMPLVSVLLALVILKESLTPATSLAVLIAVAGVGVLVWQTGHLPWIALLLAFTFGFYGLLKKGTRLSSDVAMFFEAGIILPFVLVYLIFFSHERLVDYSLLENILLALSGIVTAIPLLLYAESLKRAPLNVIGFIQYLNPTIQLLIALTIFKESLSQGQFYGLMFIWLAIGLFVIGQILLLKRQKT
- the folB gene encoding dihydroneopterin aldolase, with product MDKILLRGCRFYGYHGALPEENRLGQIFVVDAELSLELTQASVSDDLADTVHYGLIFDVIKHQVENQTYQLLEKLGGAICQAIFEQFPPVQAIQLRIFKENPPIAGHYESVGVELERTR
- a CDS encoding acyltransferase family protein, coding for MKKRYITGFDGLRTIGLLSVIFYHIYPAIFKGGYLGVALFFVLSGYLITDLLLREYEATGKITVKAFLLRRFKRLYPNMIAVMLLSTVYMYFFQPNLLNGMRHVFLSSFFSVNNWWQIAKGGSYFAKLLAEAPFEHFYSLSIEGQFYLFWPLIIIVLMRIFRKNRTLIFNVLDIILLLSFVEMSLLYKAHVDPTRIYYGTDTRLFSILMGAALAFIYPSDKVEKIKLSSWDRQIFNGMGIITLVVLTICFFALPDQEWFTYRGGMWLFSFLSCVLIAIIVHPKLSANKWLSNPVTSYLGTRSYGMYLWQIPVLTFAELKLPNPKSPLSVLIALALVVLLTEITYRLVEVPLRRITWQQIKSFYQDKRHAWISLVKWPITLFVSLAVVGALFLVFTAPDKTSAQNKITDHLKQNEAKMKQQGQAQQAPGTPADPAILNKYGISQEEYDIVNQKKVGILGDSMIAMTYDDLQEVFPNAFFDGAIGRKPQHTLEMVQEAVANHPDLDTLVIGIGINRDENGGTLTADQIDQVMQAAGGRQVYWININLEKSQYYWTNDVNQVLTAADQKYDNLHIVDWYATSHDKEGQLLSEDMTHPNEQGAVAYTKVIADTISK
- a CDS encoding homoserine dehydrogenase translates to MAIKIGLLGFGTVASGIPFLLKENEDKITAAARDEFVIAKVLVKDDDEKNRLLAAGHDYHFVTNVDDIVKDPEIDIVVELMGRIEPAKTFITKALEAGKHVVSANKDLIATHGKEIIGLAKDRGLAFYYEAAVAGGIPILRTLANSLTSDKVTRILGVLNGTSNFMMTKMVDEGWTYEDALKTAQELGYAESDPTNDVEGIDAAYKAVILSQFGFGMTIDFEDVSHQGISTITPDDVAVAQELGYVIKLVGDVRETDSGISAQVSPTFLPKEHPLASVKGVMNAVFVESIGIGESMYYGPGAGQKPTATSVVADIIRIGRRIVDGNVGKSFNEFSRPAQLANPADVKSGYYFSLTVPDKKGQILRLAEIFNGEDVSFSQVLQQRGDGQKARIVIVTHALSLTQLENVKAKLKAQSDFTLLNSFKVLGD
- the murB gene encoding UDP-N-acetylmuramate dehydrogenase, with product MLEKMKNALKGIDIRIDEPLRHYTYTKVGGPADYLAFPRNRYELAHIVKFANENAIPWMVLGNASNLIVREGGIRGFVIMFDKLSTVTVDGYTIEAEAGANLIETTKVAEFHSLTGFEFAAGIPGSIGGAVFMNAGAYGGEISHILVSATVLSKEGEIRTIEARDMAFGYRRSAIQSTGEVVISAKFALKPGVHSQIKNEMTRLNHLRQLKQPLEYPSCGSVFKRPVDHFAGQLIMEAGLMGHRIGGVEVSKKHAGFMVNVANGTADDYENLIADVIEKVQAHSGVRLEPEVRIIGDYKS
- the thrB gene encoding homoserine kinase — encoded protein: MKITVPATSANLGPGFDSVGVALSKYLTIEVLEASSDWEVLHDLGDIPADANNLLVKTALQVAPNLAPHRIKMTSDIPLARGLGSSSSVIVAGIELANQLAHLELSKQEKLRLATEIEGHPDNVAPAILGNLVVASYVNGQVSGVRADFPACDFVAFIPNYELKTSDSRGVLPTSMAYKEAVAASSIANVAIAGLLTGDLLTAGQAIQGDRFHEAYRQKLVKEFAPIKDLAQGFGAYATYLSGAGPTVMSLVPKGEGAALKTALDDLGLDGQTFVLTVDEEGVRLD
- a CDS encoding bifunctional folylpolyglutamate synthase/dihydrofolate synthase; its protein translation is MNYQEALAWIHSRLKFGIKPGIERMAWMLEQLGNPQENLQAVHVVGTNGKGSVVNNLQHIFTAAGYQVGTFTSPYIVDFRERISVDGQLMPKEDLVTCVDLVKPVVEALPESLETATEFEVISLMMFLYFGRLRPVDLAVIEAGMGGRDDSTNLFQALAVVCPSIGLDHQAVLGETYGQIAQNKAGVLKLGEPLVMAVAQEEARQVFLERAQTVGSPVYEWKQEFTLTTSDNKAMAFRNSSTTIGDLVLAMPGQHQVANAALAIETALLLQDRYPTLDDEAIREGLARAKWLGRTELLRPNLMIDGAHNNESIQALVDLLQKDYGNRKIQILFAAIDTKPIAAMLKKLDKIGQVTVTTFPYYNSLALADYPQGHERVADFRTWLNQVYQEDSADFYLITGSLYFISQVRKELLKNSHQ